The following are from one region of the Thiocapsa rosea genome:
- the ihfB gene encoding integration host factor subunit beta, protein MTKSELIDVLAAAQDHLPYKDVEEAVRKTLDRMSTALATGERIEIRGFGSFSLHYRPPRIGRNPKTGDSVALAGKHVPHFKPGKELRDRVNQAFQDEQGAQEEERIPLAAASR, encoded by the coding sequence ATGACCAAATCCGAGCTGATCGACGTTCTGGCGGCGGCGCAAGACCACCTTCCCTACAAAGACGTGGAGGAGGCGGTACGCAAGACCCTCGATCGCATGAGCACGGCGCTCGCCACCGGCGAGCGGATCGAAATCCGAGGTTTCGGAAGCTTTTCGTTGCATTACCGGCCGCCCCGGATCGGGCGTAACCCGAAGACCGGTGACTCGGTCGCCTTGGCCGGGAAGCATGTCCCCCATTTCAAGCCCGGCAAGGAGCTTCGGGACCGCGTCAACCAAGCGTTTCAAGACGAGCAGGGCGCTCAGGAAGAAGAGCGCATTCCGCTCGCTGCGGCCTCTCGCTGA
- the rpsA gene encoding 30S ribosomal protein S1, which translates to MTESFAELFEQSLSTTQLQPGTIVIGTVIEITSDNVVINAGLKSEGVIPRIQFIGPDGQLEVAIGDEVEVALDAVEDGFGVTRLSREKAKRFAAWDHLEKAFEAADTVKGMINGKVKGGFTVDLGTVRAFLPGSLVDVRPVRDTTYLEGKEQEFKVIKLDRKRNNVVVSRRAVVEEEYSAERDQLLKNLEEGMEVKGIVKNLTDYGAFLDLGGIDGLLHITDMAWRRVKHPSEVVEIGDEVTVKVLKFDRDRQRVSLGLKQMGEDPWVNISRRYPESTRVFGKVTNIADYGCFVEIEEGVEGLVHVSEMDWTNKNIHPSKVVALGDEVEVMVLDIDEERRRISLGIKQCAMNPWDEFAVTHKKGDHVSGKIKSITDFGIFIGLDGGIDGLVHLSDISWDEAGEQALRRYKKGDELETVVLSVDPERERISLGVKQLDKDPFSSFVALHEKGSVVTGVILDVDPKGATIALADGVEGYLRASEISRDRIEDARAVLKAGEEIEAKFLGVDRKNRTLSLSMKAKDVEEEQAAIKGYSRDPSTATTLGDLLKEQMEEAQRGG; encoded by the coding sequence ATGACCGAAAGCTTTGCCGAACTATTTGAACAGAGTCTGAGCACCACCCAGCTGCAGCCTGGCACCATCGTCATCGGAACCGTGATCGAGATCACCTCCGACAACGTTGTGATCAATGCCGGGCTCAAGTCCGAGGGCGTGATCCCCAGAATTCAATTCATCGGCCCGGATGGCCAGCTCGAGGTCGCGATCGGCGACGAGGTCGAGGTCGCCCTGGACGCGGTCGAGGACGGCTTCGGCGTGACCCGTCTCTCGCGCGAGAAGGCAAAGCGGTTCGCCGCATGGGATCATCTGGAGAAGGCGTTCGAGGCTGCCGACACCGTCAAGGGCATGATCAACGGCAAGGTCAAGGGCGGCTTCACGGTCGACCTGGGCACCGTTCGCGCCTTCCTGCCGGGTTCCTTGGTCGATGTCCGCCCCGTGCGCGACACCACCTACCTCGAAGGCAAGGAGCAGGAATTCAAGGTCATCAAGCTCGACCGCAAGCGCAACAATGTCGTCGTCTCCCGCCGCGCCGTGGTGGAAGAGGAATACAGCGCCGAGCGTGATCAGCTGCTGAAGAATCTGGAAGAGGGCATGGAGGTCAAGGGTATCGTCAAGAACCTGACCGACTACGGCGCCTTCTTGGATCTGGGCGGCATCGACGGCCTGCTGCACATCACGGACATGGCTTGGCGTCGCGTCAAGCATCCCTCCGAGGTGGTCGAGATCGGCGACGAGGTCACCGTGAAGGTGCTTAAGTTCGACCGTGATCGTCAGCGCGTCTCCCTGGGTCTCAAGCAGATGGGCGAGGACCCCTGGGTCAACATCTCGCGCCGTTATCCCGAGAGCACCCGCGTCTTCGGCAAGGTCACCAACATCGCCGACTACGGCTGCTTCGTCGAGATCGAAGAGGGTGTCGAGGGTCTGGTCCACGTCTCCGAGATGGATTGGACCAACAAGAACATCCATCCGAGCAAGGTCGTGGCACTCGGCGACGAGGTCGAGGTCATGGTGCTGGATATCGACGAGGAGCGTCGCCGCATCTCGCTCGGCATCAAGCAGTGCGCGATGAATCCTTGGGACGAGTTCGCGGTCACCCACAAGAAGGGCGATCACGTCTCCGGCAAGATCAAGTCCATCACGGACTTCGGTATCTTCATCGGTCTGGACGGCGGCATCGACGGTCTGGTGCATCTGTCCGACATCTCCTGGGACGAAGCCGGCGAGCAGGCCCTGCGTCGCTACAAGAAGGGCGACGAGCTGGAAACCGTCGTGCTGTCGGTCGATCCGGAGCGCGAGCGTATCTCCCTGGGTGTCAAGCAGTTGGATAAGGATCCCTTCTCCAGCTTCGTGGCCCTGCACGAGAAGGGCAGCGTCGTCACCGGCGTGATCCTGGATGTCGACCCCAAGGGTGCGACCATCGCGCTGGCGGACGGTGTGGAGGGCTATCTGCGTGCCTCCGAGATCTCGCGCGACCGCATCGAGGATGCACGTGCCGTTCTGAAGGCAGGCGAGGAAATCGAGGCCAAGTTCCTGGGCGTCGACCGCAAGAACCGGACCCTTTCGCTCTCCATGAAGGCGAAGGATGTCGAGGAAGAGCAGGCGGCCATCAAGGGTTACTCGCGCGATCCATCCACGGCGACGACCCTCGGCGATCTCCTCAAAGAGCAGATGGAAGAGGCCCAGCGCGGAGGCTGA
- the cmk gene encoding (d)CMP kinase: MSEAAPIITIDGPSGTGKGTIAELLSDRLGWRCLDSGALYRVLGLAAERRGVALDDAGAVAEVAADLPVAFVSGRVLLDDEDVSEAIRTEQAGMAASRVAVHPPVRDALLQRQRAMACPPGLVADGRDMGTVVFPLAPLKIFLDASAEVRADRRYKQLKGKGLDANLCALVEDIRARDARDRGRSVAPLCAAEDAVIVDSTAMSIQEVLDRVLKEVRRVFPELVL, encoded by the coding sequence ATGAGCGAGGCCGCCCCGATCATCACCATCGACGGTCCGTCCGGAACGGGCAAGGGCACCATCGCCGAGCTGCTGTCGGACCGACTCGGCTGGCGGTGTCTGGACAGCGGCGCGCTGTATCGCGTGCTCGGTCTCGCGGCGGAGCGCCGCGGGGTTGCGCTCGACGATGCCGGCGCCGTCGCCGAGGTCGCGGCCGATCTGCCGGTCGCCTTCGTCTCGGGCCGGGTGCTCTTGGACGACGAGGACGTGAGCGAGGCGATCCGCACCGAGCAGGCCGGGATGGCCGCCTCGCGGGTCGCCGTTCATCCGCCGGTGCGCGATGCCTTGCTGCAGCGCCAACGCGCCATGGCATGCCCGCCGGGCCTGGTCGCCGACGGGCGCGACATGGGCACGGTCGTCTTCCCGCTGGCCCCGTTGAAGATCTTTCTTGACGCGAGCGCCGAGGTGCGTGCGGATCGCCGGTATAAACAGTTGAAAGGAAAGGGGTTGGATGCTAACCTCTGCGCCCTTGTCGAAGACATCCGGGCGCGCGACGCGCGTGATCGTGGTCGCAGCGTGGCACCCTTGTGTGCCGCGGAGGATGCGGTGATCGTGGATTCCACCGCGATGTCGATCCAAGAAGTGCTCGATCGGGTCCTGAAAGAGGTGAGGCGCGTCTTTCCGGAGCTGGTCCTCTAA
- the aroA gene encoding 3-phosphoshikimate 1-carboxyvinyltransferase, protein MAQPSDTRYLVAPGGTLRGRLRVPGDKSISHRSIMLAAIAEGETRISGFLEGADALATLNAFRRMGVHIDGPDGGEVRVQGVGMRGLQAPDGPLDMGNSGTSMRLLSGLLAGQSFPVTLTGDASLSKRPMRRVTEPLARMGARIGTTEGGTAPLDLTPVVRLTGLDYVMPVASAQVKSSLLLAGLYAEGETCVTEPAPTRDHTERMLTAFGYSVRRQAAKVCLTGGGRLTGCRLTVPADISSAAFFLVGASIAPGSDLILEGVGINPTRVGVINILRAMGGDIELIDRRTAGGEPVADIRVRHARLRGIRIPVDQVPLAIDELPVLFIAAACAEGETILTGAEELRVKESDRIQVMADGLAKLGVCAEPLPDGMRIHGGALGTTSDAPAIDAPWIDAHGDHRIAMSFAIAALRASGPVAIRDCANVETSFPGFVELAGAAGLSIQATRG, encoded by the coding sequence TTGGCACAGCCTTCGGATACCCGCTACCTGGTCGCGCCGGGCGGCACCTTACGCGGGCGCCTGCGCGTTCCCGGCGATAAGTCGATCTCGCATCGGTCCATCATGCTGGCCGCGATCGCTGAGGGCGAGACGCGCATCAGCGGGTTCCTCGAGGGTGCCGATGCCTTGGCGACCTTGAACGCCTTCCGGCGCATGGGCGTGCACATCGATGGCCCCGACGGCGGCGAGGTGCGCGTGCAGGGTGTCGGGATGCGGGGTCTTCAGGCCCCCGACGGCCCGCTCGACATGGGCAATTCCGGCACCTCGATGCGTTTGCTCTCGGGTCTCTTGGCCGGGCAGTCGTTCCCGGTGACCTTGACGGGCGATGCCTCTCTGTCCAAACGCCCGATGCGGCGCGTGACCGAGCCGTTGGCGCGGATGGGTGCGCGGATCGGCACGACCGAGGGCGGTACGGCGCCGCTGGATCTCACGCCGGTCGTGCGTCTGACGGGTCTTGACTATGTGATGCCGGTGGCCAGTGCGCAGGTCAAGTCGAGCCTCTTGCTGGCGGGCCTCTATGCCGAGGGCGAGACCTGCGTGACCGAGCCTGCGCCGACGCGGGACCACACCGAGCGCATGCTCACGGCCTTTGGCTACTCGGTTCGGCGTCAAGCGGCCAAGGTCTGTCTGACCGGCGGCGGACGGCTGACGGGCTGTCGGTTGACGGTGCCCGCCGACATCTCCTCGGCGGCCTTCTTTCTCGTCGGCGCCAGTATCGCGCCGGGCTCGGATCTGATCCTGGAAGGGGTCGGGATCAACCCGACACGGGTCGGTGTCATCAACATCCTGCGCGCCATGGGCGGGGATATCGAGCTGATCGACCGTCGCACGGCCGGCGGCGAGCCGGTGGCGGACATCCGGGTGCGTCATGCGCGTCTGCGCGGGATCCGAATCCCGGTCGATCAGGTGCCGCTGGCGATCGACGAGCTGCCGGTCCTCTTTATCGCGGCGGCCTGCGCCGAGGGCGAGACCATCCTCACCGGCGCCGAGGAGCTGCGGGTGAAGGAGAGCGACCGCATCCAGGTGATGGCCGACGGTCTGGCCAAGCTCGGGGTGTGCGCCGAGCCGCTGCCGGACGGGATGCGGATCCACGGCGGGGCGCTGGGAACGACGAGCGATGCGCCGGCGATCGATGCGCCCTGGATCGATGCCCACGGCGACCATCGGATCGCCATGTCCTTCGCCATCGCGGCCTTGCGCGCAAGCGGCCCGGTCGCGATCCGGGACTGCGCCAACGTGGAGACCTCATTCCCCGGATTCGTCGAGCTGGCTGGAGCCGCCGGCTTGAGCATCCAAGCGACGCGGGGCTAA
- the yhbY gene encoding ribosome assembly RNA-binding protein YhbY — protein sequence MSITEKQKRWLKKQAHHLKPVVTLGQHGLTEAVLAEIELALSHHELLKVKVNAGDRDERDAAIALIGERTEAVLVGRIGHVASFYRANPEKRDPILLPNL from the coding sequence ATGTCGATTACCGAAAAACAAAAACGCTGGCTCAAGAAGCAAGCACACCACCTGAAACCCGTCGTCACGCTTGGCCAGCATGGGCTCACGGAGGCCGTGCTCGCCGAGATCGAGCTGGCGTTGAGCCACCATGAGCTGCTGAAGGTGAAGGTCAATGCCGGCGATCGCGACGAGCGCGACGCCGCGATCGCGCTGATCGGCGAGCGCACCGAGGCCGTCCTGGTCGGGCGCATCGGTCACGTGGCGTCCTTCTACCGCGCCAATCCCGAAAAGCGCGATCCGATCCTGCTCCCGAACCTCTGA
- a CDS encoding BrnA antitoxin family protein, which translates to MKPESISKRFPESDEERRALIDAAPDSASDPESAYDASDPAAVESFWRGAVVQPPRRRQPQTMDVREQSQPVTLRLSREVLEYFHAGEQGWERRIDRALQDYVEEHR; encoded by the coding sequence ATGAAACCAGAATCTATCTCCAAGCGGTTTCCGGAAAGCGATGAGGAGCGTCGCGCTTTGATCGATGCGGCGCCGGATTCGGCGTCCGATCCCGAGAGCGCCTACGACGCGAGCGACCCCGCGGCGGTCGAGTCTTTTTGGCGCGGCGCCGTCGTTCAACCTCCAAGGAGGCGCCAGCCCCAGACGATGGATGTGCGAGAGCAAAGCCAGCCGGTCACCTTGCGCCTGTCGCGCGAGGTGCTTGAGTACTTTCACGCCGGCGAGCAGGGATGGGAGCGCCGTATCGACCGTGCGTTGCAGGACTATGTCGAAGAACACCGCTAA
- a CDS encoding LysR substrate-binding domain-containing protein, protein MKLRQLEYFHEVIEQDFNISAAAKTLYTSQPGVSRQLIELADELGVELFLHEGKRLVGLTRAGMEIAEIVARVLIDVRRIREIGRSIANDRHDNLKVVANRHAAHNLLHHAVVDFHEMMPEVNVTVSEENTIEAIAMLRVGQADLGLLAEGPDQDPDLLYFPVEEWRLLLVVPRDNPLRRMPMIGLEDLAQYSVCSYETMAPSRLVIDQAFAQAGLDSPVNISFASSHLILQFVNSKISVAIVAESAFSAAEYPNLCGLDVTHLFRPLTTDLVLPRWASPPRHVFNFLSVLAPEITPTTIGDAIGS, encoded by the coding sequence TTGAAACTCAGACAATTAGAATATTTCCACGAGGTCATCGAGCAGGATTTCAACATCTCGGCCGCCGCCAAGACGCTCTACACCTCTCAGCCGGGCGTGAGCCGCCAGCTCATCGAGCTGGCCGACGAACTGGGGGTGGAGCTCTTCCTCCACGAAGGAAAGCGCTTGGTCGGTCTGACCCGTGCCGGGATGGAGATCGCCGAGATCGTCGCGCGTGTGCTGATCGACGTGCGGCGGATCCGCGAGATCGGTCGCTCGATCGCGAACGATCGGCACGATAATCTGAAGGTCGTCGCGAATCGGCACGCCGCGCACAACCTCCTGCATCATGCGGTGGTCGACTTTCACGAGATGATGCCCGAGGTCAATGTGACCGTCTCGGAGGAAAACACGATCGAGGCGATCGCCATGCTGCGGGTCGGCCAAGCCGATTTGGGACTGCTGGCGGAAGGACCGGACCAGGATCCGGACCTGCTCTATTTTCCGGTCGAGGAGTGGCGGCTGCTGTTGGTCGTGCCGCGGGACAATCCACTGCGGCGGATGCCGATGATTGGGCTCGAAGACCTTGCGCAGTATTCGGTCTGCTCCTACGAAACCATGGCCCCATCGCGCCTTGTCATCGACCAGGCGTTTGCTCAAGCCGGACTCGACTCTCCGGTGAACATCTCGTTCGCCAGCAGCCACCTGATCCTGCAGTTCGTGAACAGCAAGATCAGCGTCGCCATCGTGGCGGAATCCGCCTTTTCGGCCGCCGAATACCCGAATCTATGCGGGCTGGATGTGACCCATCTGTTCCGGCCCTTGACGACGGACCTGGTGCTGCCGCGCTGGGCCTCCCCCCCGCGCCATGTCTTCAACTTCCTGAGCGTCCTCGCACCGGAGATCACCCCGACCACCATCGGCGACGCCATCGGCTCGTAG
- a CDS encoding Fic family protein produces MQRLGYAYLIDRFGLPVVQSGPVARTSRSVNRRVDTDAEILFPVSVALDDSPLGHLGFALRHEGVDLAVIAAALRQIAREDVIAGLRATPNGDSVRRIAFLWEWFYEAPLDAGVAVSARYVELFPSDRYVTAAHPRRQATYRVLDNALGDRRFCPVVSRTAAPGCDFLPSLLARLSAFAAQARQDGSYARTLQYLYLSETRGSFAIERETPSASKEARFVQLLHKVSEQAAIDEERLVEIQNASVRDVYSQEAGYRTRQNWLESHTGRIRFFPHPPEGLRETMAGWESFINDRSRGIDPLIQAACAAFGFVYLHPFMDGNGRLHRFLIHQVLAHSGLVPADLIVPVSAVIMKNIPEYHAVLTGFSEPTTRLWDYRRHDDGPEILRHPGPTPYRYFCADREVRFLTAMIQVAIEEEIPRELAYLSGYDQAVERIDAQFDLPQKDISRLVRMIQGNGGTLSRNKRSSFPSLPDDVVERVETIVRQAFSDTHR; encoded by the coding sequence ATGCAACGTCTAGGTTACGCGTACCTGATCGATCGATTCGGCCTGCCGGTGGTGCAGAGCGGACCCGTGGCGCGCACGTCGCGATCGGTCAATCGGCGGGTGGACACCGACGCCGAGATCTTGTTTCCGGTCAGTGTGGCGCTCGACGATAGCCCGCTTGGCCATCTGGGGTTCGCGCTGCGCCATGAAGGCGTCGATCTGGCGGTCATCGCCGCGGCTCTTCGGCAGATTGCCCGCGAGGACGTCATCGCCGGATTGCGGGCGACCCCCAACGGCGACTCCGTGCGGCGCATCGCGTTTCTGTGGGAGTGGTTCTACGAGGCCCCGTTGGATGCCGGCGTGGCGGTCTCGGCACGTTATGTGGAACTTTTTCCCTCCGACCGCTATGTCACTGCGGCGCATCCACGACGACAGGCGACCTACCGTGTGCTCGACAACGCATTGGGTGATCGCCGCTTCTGCCCGGTGGTCTCTCGCACGGCCGCTCCCGGATGCGACTTCTTGCCGTCATTGCTTGCCCGGTTGAGTGCGTTTGCCGCCCAGGCGCGCCAGGACGGCAGCTACGCGCGCACTCTGCAGTATCTGTATCTTTCGGAGACGCGCGGGAGTTTTGCCATCGAGCGCGAGACGCCGAGCGCAAGCAAGGAGGCGCGTTTCGTGCAGCTGCTCCACAAGGTGTCGGAGCAGGCCGCCATCGACGAGGAGCGGTTGGTCGAGATTCAGAATGCATCCGTGCGGGATGTGTATAGTCAGGAAGCCGGTTATCGCACGCGGCAGAATTGGCTGGAAAGCCACACAGGCCGTATCCGTTTTTTTCCGCACCCGCCGGAGGGCTTGCGCGAAACCATGGCGGGTTGGGAGTCATTCATCAATGACCGCTCGCGCGGCATCGATCCGCTCATCCAAGCCGCCTGTGCTGCCTTCGGTTTCGTCTATCTGCATCCGTTCATGGACGGCAACGGACGCCTCCACCGCTTTTTGATTCATCAGGTGTTGGCGCATTCAGGCTTGGTCCCGGCGGACTTGATCGTACCGGTGTCGGCGGTGATCATGAAAAATATCCCCGAGTATCATGCCGTACTGACTGGATTCTCCGAGCCGACGACACGGCTGTGGGATTACCGCCGCCATGACGATGGCCCGGAGATTCTCCGCCATCCCGGGCCAACGCCCTATCGGTATTTCTGTGCCGATCGGGAAGTGCGCTTTTTGACCGCGATGATCCAGGTCGCCATCGAGGAGGAGATTCCTCGCGAGCTTGCCTATCTGAGCGGCTATGATCAGGCGGTTGAGCGCATCGATGCGCAATTCGATCTTCCGCAAAAAGACATCAGTCGCCTGGTGCGTATGATTCAGGGGAACGGTGGAACACTCTCGCGGAATAAACGCTCGAGTTTTCCGAGCTTGCCGGATGATGTCGTCGAGCGCGTCGAGACCATCGTCCGGCAGGCTTTTTCCGATACACATCGATGA